The Carassius auratus strain Wakin chromosome 30, ASM336829v1, whole genome shotgun sequence region TATTGACTTCATCAGAGAACCACTATCATATGCAAACAATTGCCTGAGagttaaaatgatcaaaacaagacaagatttattttttgtaacatgcAGTCACATGTCCAGTCAATAGAGCAAACTGACGGGGAATGCGATGGCGTTCCAAAGTACGAAAACGGTCCGAGAAGGAAGGCTGACATTCCTATAGCATCCAAGAGCAGGAACTCTCTTTTTACAGAGAACAGCAGTATCAAACATTGAGcagaattattttaatgacagcCCAAGAacattgcatgcatttttatgcCATAGAGTTTGTGCACAAACGCAAAAAGATTACAAAAATGTCACAGGAGTGGCTTGCACAATGAACTGTCAAGAGAGAACATACATTGTAGGGCTGTAGACAGTTCTGCTTGGAGCGTCAGTGTGTTTAATAAATGGCCAACATCTGAAGTCTCATCTCCAATCTAGAGTTGACCTTGATGAATAAAATCTTATGGAAATGAGGGaagaataaaacaacaaacaacttaaaaatacaataataatatctaTGATACCCACCAACGGCATGCTAAATATGCAATGACACAGAAAGGTTAAAATAATACACTGGTTAAAATTTAATgccacaaaattaaaatgttaaataactttaacacagtattttaaaaatatatatatttagtcatCTTTAAAATGCTCAAATAAAGAATAAGATAAACATGCCATCAATAGATCTCGAAACAAGTTTGTacagtccattttttttttggatttacagaCTGAAACATTTTAGAGTAAAAGATATTAATGCAATATATAAATTGGACTTGGCCACAGTGTTTAATCCAAAAATCAATCAATAGTATTCATTTCTAGAACAGAGCAATTTCAGCTTCTCTGTGTGTGCACTGTTTTCACCCTAGAAAAATGGCTATTGAAACTCTGCTGTGTGCTGTCTCAATGTCAATGGCACACTGTGCATTTGTGAGAGTACTGGAACTCAAAGGTCAATTACATTCATTAAGTAGACAAACTAAGAGAAGGGGCAAATTTGTTGGGAGTTTATATTGTAAGAACTACAATTCTTTAACTTCCACCAACTGATATAATCTTCACAATCATCTGTCTTTAAAATACAATTGTGTAGTTTATACCCTGGCTttaagatagacatcagaaaggTTCTGGACTGTAAACAATATTGTTTTGGAAAGTGTATTATCAGAGCCCCTTTGCTGCCATGATGCACACGCATAATCATACATTTACTGACAGCTAATTTCTGTAAACAGGATTCTTGAATACACATAAAACCTCAAGAGGACGGAGAAGGAGAGCAGTAGAGTGTggttaaatatttgaaaacaggGACTGATCTCTTGTTGACTGTTGGAACAACATCTCTCCATTTTCAGTGAGGTTGTACAAGCACAGGCTGATTAAAGACCCTTATATAAGCCCAAAAGCCACACAATCAGACTGCAAGCTGAACACCAGAAAAGGTACAAGAGATAGAGCAGGTGTGTTGAAACAGATACTGGCACCAATCTCTAAATCAGTAGACTGTCGGGAGTGTCGATCCATCCATCATCACAGGCTGCTGGGCTTTACATGGACATCATGTAGGAAAGGGGCGGGCTTCGGGGCATCCACTGCAAAGAGAGCCTCTCAGTCATTGTACCCTGAACCAGGGAGTTCATTGGTTAACGTGTGCCAGCGCTCAATTTTCTTGTCCTTGTTTTTCAGACAGTCAAACCAGTGTTTTAGCCTCTCGCCATTGGCATTTATACCTAAAGAGACTCCACCTGGAGAAAGGGAGGAAGTGTTCATTAAAACATCCAAAAAAACACAAAGGTCAATAGTTCCCCATGGGACACAGACCTCAACTATATAGATGACCTGCTTGTCTGGCAAACACACAGATTGACATCGGTGGATTTAAACGTAAAAAATGGTGTGTATTGACGTCCTTCCACAGTTGAAACAAGATACTTTCTGGGgtatgttcattcatgtttattctgtgctataactagtaaagaggTCTAGAAGATCATTCACGTGCCGCTTAAACTGAGGcgctacagcgatctgtcacaaaacattaaagttttttacAAATTTGAATTCTTTAaagaataagatattttgaaagctgagactgCTTCATACCAAAAGTAAtttgctctgtcttgtctgtcagaGAACATGTGTGGTGTGAGAGCAGCATGGCTTGTTGGACATGGCAACAGTAACAAAGGGGGACGGGGTCTTTTTGCGAAGGGTCAACTGGGTCAGCATCTTGCATCTTCTGAtaatgtacaaacattttttgaaaacttaaaatgtttGGTTTTCTGTTACATTTGGTTGTCAATTCAGCTTCTCAATCTGTCAGTTTTTGTCGAAATAGTACGAATGACTTGTGATAGTCTTCACTTCATCATCATGACATCAGTAcgattttttacaattttagaaATGACAAACCAGTAATGTTTTTCCTTGTACTTTCTCTTTCATGTAATtgtttatagtaaaataatttgtTGCTGTCTTATAGTAATTAcagtattatagtaataatagtaaataattttattagaCAATTTtagtataccgtatttttcggactataagtcgcacctgagtataagtcgcatcagtccaaaaatacgtcatgacaaggaaaagaacatatataagtcgcacttatTTATAACCAAgaagcaagagaaaacattaccgtctccagccgcgagagggcgctctatgttttgaGTGTAGACTACAGGTGCACTGAGCAGCGAAGAGCGGctgtagaaggtaatgttttctcttgatttctctcggttcatgtcaaattaattttgataagtcacaCCAGACTATAAGTTCATATTCAAAAGTTCATACCAATTACACTTGCAAAAATGTGATTAGGGCAAGTAGAAATCTGAACCACTGGCCTGACTGTGAAATCTACTGAGCCCTGGCCTGGGATTGCATCTtcatttagattagattagatagtTAACCTTTGATACTGCATTCATTAGGTAAcataccatttaaaatatatcgcaATGCAAACtgcaacaatgaaaaataaaaatatagtttaaagataataatataaaataataacaataaaaaaaaataaaggataaaAAGATTAACCATATTTGTAAATCTTTCCTACCAATGAAATCATTGGATTTGCCAATATCATAGTCCCAGACGGTCACCTCCAGGGTCTTTTTACTGAGGTCAGCGTACTTGATCTCATAGAAAAACTCCTGTTATAGAGAGAATGGAATTAGCATTTATAGAAACAAAGTGAGTTACAGAGTCTGTAAATCAGGCATTGGTTAAGTTAATCTTACTTCATTGAATTCGGGGTTGAGGGTCTTCTTTTTGACAGCTGTCTTGTGCTTTGATTTTTTGTTCTCATCTGGCTTGAGATACCTGAAATACATTGGTGatattgagagagaaaaagaaggaaaaaaatagatGCATTGAGTTTGATCGTTCAATAAAGGTTAAATTGACTTCTTTCTAGCACAGGAATAATTCTGAAACAATTGCACCTTAGCAAAGGCAGCAAAACTGGGAGCACATTGGAAACAAATGCAGAATAGTGTTGGCATATGCAACAAATCAGTTTGACCACCAGAGGGCATCGCAGCTCCTGAATATAAAATGTTGAGGGCTGAAAGAAACAGCCATGAAACGATAAACAAGGTTCATTGCAGGACATTTCCACCATTTGCtctttttcttcttaaaaaaaaaaaaaaaaaaaaaactaaaaaaacaaagattaaacaACCTCACTTGACTTGTCTGCTGACTTCGAGGTCATTAAATGTCTCATTGCAGCTCTACTCCAGCAAGCCCTCTTAATGAGGGTCCCTTGCTCTTTTACAAAGACCACCAGACAAGCAGACAGCCAACAGACTGATTAAAGATCCAGGCAGTGAACCCAGCAGCCTAATAATCACAGCCCGTGACTTTCTTTGTAAAGGCAATAGTATATTTCCCTAGCTATTTATGTAGAATGGCATTCTTTATTTTGATCCATCTATGCATTAAACAATTtgttgaataaagaaaaaaaaaaaaaatactaaatgaatCAAACAGTGTCTTGTTCAGGATGGTATAGAGATGACAGTAGACATTTAAAGtaaaagtgaaacttgtaaaaGGCTCATTTGCCTCTTATTGTAACAGTTTGACAGGTAAGGACATCTGCTCCTGTAATGGTGCTACTGGAAAACTATTTTATTCAGCTTTTCTAATGACTAAATGCACCTGtagtttaaaatgaatgaaaaatcgATTTCATTTACTTCCCAAAAGGTGAACATGAAGTGATGTCAATCGGTGAAAACTGCTCTCTGCGTGGATATGCAAGAAGGATCTGAAAATTGCAGATGGAGACAAACTAATGACACAAATGCACAAGATTTGCACCATTTGTTGTCATCAGCAGAAATGCTTTATGTATAATTTACTATTCAAAACTTTTGTAGAGTCAGAACCAGGCTGTTTAAACTGAGCGATGTTTGTACatgtaagaaacaaactcatagtGGCCCTCAGCTGTAATCCATCCCTCTAGAAACGGTTGGATTGAGGAAACGAGGGAGTTGAGAGCTCTAATCCTCTCTGTTTGCTGACGCAGAGATCACTGCTTCATTTCACCCAACACATTCCAGccctcaaaacacacacatttgcatttcTCCCGACCAAAGACACAATTCTAAGCTTATGATATAACTGCTTTGATGACTAATGGTTTAGATGCTTGTGTTTAGCAGGATTAATGGATGTGCTAAGGATTtccttacacacacatatatgtgtacaTACCGTACATACATCCAACATTGTAGGTAAATCTATTAGCAAGTGATTTATCCACagtgatttaatgctacatttattgCAGAGATAATCCTTTACAAATTTggggttaagtgccttgctcaaaaGCAATCAGCTAGCCTATCTAGTTCTTTTTTACTGTAtgcattttattctattttaatatccaaatgtTGGTGAAAAGAAGAGACTTTCTGATATCCGTTTTGCATATACAATGAACTTCATTTCATCTTTAGAAGCTCTTTTGCAAGCATCTcagtattaaaggggtcatgaactgcctttatgtaattttgtactgttctctgaggtccacttataatatTATCAAAGATCATAACTTATAAGTAACCGggtattttctgtcctgttttaacCCCCTCATCTGATTGTCTGTTTTAATATGTGTGATGGATTGTAGACTCAGCAGTAaacgcccactgctatgattggctaacagttacATGTTTGGAAAAAATGGTGTGTATGCTAACATGTTTGATAGCCTACATCCTTCACAGATGGGTGCTGCAGAGatttaggtaaaaaatgtataagtacTCCTATCAAATGATATGTTTAACTGACAAAGCAAtactaaacatataaaaaaaaaaaaactgttttgtgaCACTACTGTTGGATCCAATATAGCCGGCTCATCAGcatcttttagtttcaatctttctgaacATCCTGCATCGTTTTGTTTCTTTGACTGCAAACTAATTTGcagtaaaatgaagtgaacaaaggaccaagttcttaTTAACcttctttaaaaattaaaagttgaaaagttaattcactctttcctaatgttgggaTCACAGCTTGGCACTGCTTAGCATCTTGTCTACAGAGCATTTTTATCGTTTGGTTTCTGTGTAGACCTGCACATTTGTCTATCGTTgtttataatatgtgtgtgtgaatcggTGGGCGGGACTAAACAGGCAACGATGTAAaagcaggcgttgatcttctGCGGAGGCGGAGTctagccacactattacatcatagagtgGTACAGTCCACAAGCTGATGTTTTGACAGATTGGCTTCAGTATAAGCTGTTTCTAGACTAACAAGAAAGATGCGAGTTCTGAATCTTACAAGATGTTTTCATAGTACAATGACCTATTACATGTttaaagatcaagggaattttggtttctcagttaatgacccctttaaatgaacCATTGTTGTTTTTTCATATAATCTGCATTCAGACCCACAACCTTCTGGTGTCCACCCAACAAGGTACTTTACTGTCAGATCAgcactttaaagtcaacatgaaatgaaaattgatcttattttgaactatttgtcttcgtttttcttttacattgttttttatctcattttaatGTCAATGAACTCAACAGAAGATCTACCATTACTTCCATTGTCTTTGGCACATCTAATCAATCTAGGGAAAATCTCTTGTTTattatctgtaatttttttttaacacagattTGTGTCAAATAACTTATATTAATACTAAATTTAGCAACAGGCAACTGGATTTGCTTTGAGATCTGTAATTATATGGATGGATCTTCTGTTCCACATGAAACGTTTTCACTAAAGCAAATTATGTGAATTTTGATTATTATAGTATTCCTGCACCTGAACAGTTGAATTGTGCTTTTGGTACCGGAAAAACATACGTTTTAACATAGGGGTCCGAGAAGCCATTGGCATCCATGGCAGCGAGATGGGCACAGCGGATGATGCCCACCACTAAGCCACACTTCTGAGAGCTGTACTTCAGAGAGATCATGATGCGCCCTCGCTCCTCCAGAGACTTGTCATCTGTCTTGTCGATCTGTGttgagatgcacacacacacacacagacacacacagacagacaaacagaaaacaTAGCCGTAAGTCCAGTGGCTAAGAACTATGAAAAGGATGGATGTAGCTGGTACACTATATATATGGAAATTAAGTGGAAATTCTAATGAATCTGGTTGCATTATTTATCAGCTCATAAACTAGCAGAAATGTCTATTAAAACACAAGTGTTGTGTCCCAGtagttaatttaataattcacTCAATTAGTTTCATGCACCACTCTCTTCTTTCCAGTGTTTTCTTGTCTAGACATTTTATGGCAATCTCGACGGTTGAATTTGAGGTAAAtcttctctctcttgctctcagaAGTTTGTGGACCCACCAAAGCCATCAAGCATGAAGTTAATTAGCTGTGGAGGAGGCGTCTCTGTTCATCCCCCACACACTGCTGTCTCATTTCCGTCCCCACTGGAgatcacacactcgcacacacaccctcacacattGCAGAGTCTCTTCACACAACAAACACGCTTTGTACTGTTTGCCAGCTGGTGTAGTCACTCTCAGGCCTAAGATCACATCCCAAGCCAGTCTTTGTGTTTAACTTTTGTCACCTCTACCTGTACTGCAGTCCTGAGAGCAGATCCCAGATCAGTCTGTGTGCTGATCTTTCAGGTGGGTGACAGATAATTAATGGATAAAAGTGAatagagctaaaaaaaaactacttctaTAACTTTTAAAAACTTACTGGAAAATCTCATAATCTCAGGGTTGGAGAACATTCCATaactgtcaaatgtaatttactgtcattttttaaatCGAAAGACTGATCTAAATCGGTGGTGCTTATCTTTTTAAAACGGACTCATGAAGGCTGAAAAgtaacttggaaaaaaaaaacaagacttgtgggaaacatttgtcattttatatttttaagtggTATCctataggattattattattattaatatatattttttatatatactgtttttgtctctctctctctctgtgtgtgtgtgtgtgtgtgtttgtgtgtgttccagACACACTATCAGTTTGTGCATCAGGGCATTTAGCCCATAAAGCTGTGAATGTTCAGCAACCCAAGCCATTTGAAGGATGAGTTCAGGGACTGGATAAATATTAacataactataaatatattgtCATTTGAGGTGCAACATAAGGTTTATATTCTTGGAATAAGTAACTGTATATTATTTCTTTGCCAAACAATGATAATTTTAGGCAAATCTGTGCTGGTTATGGAGGTACGGAGGAGTTTATCTCCAACCCTAAATTAAAAACATCTGAACCAGCTAAGATTTTCAGACTTAACCTGTACTCTTTCAGCTTACTGAAGTGCACAATGTTTCCCTTCTCCTTCTAGAATGTATAAAACAGTAGTTTGTGCTGATTCTAGCACAGCTGTTTAATAAGTGATATGTAACAGGAATGCGTCCTTTCTGCAGATTTAAGCGCATTCATCCAGAGTGGGTGTTTCGCTTTAGGGGAAGAGGAAATATATCATATACTCTGAGTCTTTCCTGACCCAAGAAATTATCAAAATGTACAGCCAAAGAAGTGGTAGAAACTAGTAACAGAAACTGTAAACATTAGAGTATTTACAAGTTTCCTGCTGACATTTTGGCATGCACAGGGGTTTTTAATGCTGTAACAtcacaattattataataaatagaaTTCCCTAAGTAGAATGCGTGGATTCTTATGTTTTGAAATCACAAaattttataaactgttttttgGTAGTTATTAAAATATGGGTGTGATTTAGTCATTTAACCgattaattaaaaaacagaatCATTAAGGTGTTAACAAAACACCACAACATTGTGTTGGTTGGAGACATGCAATGGTTAATTCTGCTTTGACTTCTTCTGGAACTCTGTTTGTAAGTAACTGGTAATATTGGGTCTAAGTTACtcaaagggattgttcacccaaaagtgaaaattctgtaattaattactcacccttatgccgTTGGAAACCCaaaagacctttgttcatcttcagaacacaaattaagatatttttttattaaatcagagagttttttttatcctgcatagacagcaacacaactaacacattaacaatgtccttacaacctttctgggccttgaatgtgtcagttgcattgctgtctatacaggctcagaaagctcttggatttcataaaaaaaatatcttaatttgtgttctgaaaaggAAAGAAGGGTgagcaattaaaatttttgggtaaactatccctttaatattaattgtttattaaaatgctGCCTCAAAGCAATATAGCATAACAGCCAAATTCAGAACAACGCTGTTCTTCCTCATGtgatatcacaaaataaaccggACCCGATGAAAAGTTATAGACTGGCTGGCTGTACATTATCACACTTATTACATGTCTACTTAGCACTTAAGTAAATCACTAGATAATATTTATTTGAGTTGGAAACATTTCCTAGCAAGAGGCTGTAAGCCAAGACAGATGAACCTTGGAATGTCgagattgaccaatcagaatcaaacatTTCAGAAAGCTGTGTAATAAATAGTAATGAAAAGAAATAATCAGTTCAATATTGATTCATTTGGCTACTGAAAATTTGTAGGTTTATATGACCCTGTCTTTCAAGCAAGATACTCTGATAAAAGATACTATATGAGATAAACCCCCACATTACCTGCTCATCCTGTCAATCCATAAAGCACTTTGACACAGTATTCATGCTTTAAAACCTACATCCAATGAAGACATACCTACAATGAAATGCATCAAATTGCTTTCCTTAATGTTTTCCTCTTCCTCCTGCCACACCATATAAAGCAGTAGTTTGTGCTGATCCTAGCAGAGCTGCGCCCAAGTACTGAAGAAATACTTCCTGCTGAGCTATAGCTTTAGTTTGTGACTAGAGTATAACATTTCAGATATAAGGTATGGTCCAGGTAATAACACACGTCTGGGACTGTGTCCCTCTTCCATACATTCATGGTTGTATATTTCCagtgaaacaaaaatgtattccCTCAACGATATGGCAAGTTTTGAAACAAGTAATACAAAGTCAGTTTGTTAAACCTTTGTTAGTTTTCTTCTATAGCTTTATAACATTGTATTGTTTGCTGGTGTTTATAAGCCTGTCATGTTTGTCTCAGATGGGTGATGGATGTGAGGATGTTGCTCCAATGATAACTGATTTCTAATTAATATGTTGATTCTAATGAGAGTCACTTTGGACGTCCTAATCAATTTGATATCTGAATCTCCTTAACTTCCCTCAATTTCTCAATCACTCACAGACAACCGCACTGATGATTAGCACAAGTGAGCTGCTTCCGTCGTCATACTGATTCTTCCACAGATGAGCTCAAAAGACTGTAACTCACAGGAAGTTGTTTCTCCAAACAGTTGCTGAAGTTCTTAGTCTGGTTGGGTTTGAGTTTCTTCAAGGGGATTCGGGTTTCACCAATGAATTCGTTGTGGCGGAATTTGTCCTCGTCACACACTGAAATCCTAGATGAAAACAAAAGATTGACAGTATGAGTTCTGGCTTGTAGATTTGACGTGTAAAGGAATTATGTATCTAGTGAGAAGACTTTTATCACCATGTTAATCTGATGTACCATTTCaaagttttcaattttttttttttttgatacttaTCTAGAACAGTTCTGACCCTGTCTGAACCTACTAATAAAATCTGTACTTCATCAGTCTGGGGCCCCTGGGCTACAGCATTAAGGTAGACAACCCCACCCCAGatattatattttctttgctTACAGTTTACaggtatgatttaaaaacaataaattattaatcatattGAAACAAAAGTTGGCATAAATGTGAGCTATTTGGTTATTGCTAACTGcgtttttattttgaaacatgcTTTGCTCATGtttgattaattaaatcattGCCGTTTAAAGTATAATGATTACATTTAAGCAATAAGGTTACAGTTTTTCCATCCCCGGATTTAAAATTGAGACTCTGAAGCCAGCACCTCTGATGGAACACAGTGACTAAACCTAAAACCTTCAGCTGACACACAGATTATATTCACACATTTGTAAATGACTGAAGTTGCACTGTATGACGTTACAGAAAGTTGTCCAGTCCAGTTCCTTTCACACAGCAGTGTTGTGTTAAACTGCACGTTATAGAGCCTGGCCAGTGTCCAACCCCTGCCCCCAACCACTAGCGCGatcatgtgaattttttttttcagtggatacactgttatttttgctcataaatatatgagtaattcatcattcatagctgtaaagggtctacttgtatttgtgtgcactcacaatatcaacaaaaagttgtgcttttataaaataaagaaaaaaaacatgatctgCTTTCTGCAGTCTCGTCTTAAAAAGGAGCActtcacaaaaatgaaccgaaactcagcAAATACATACCTcacagacatgaaaaaaaaatatatctatagaaatcTTCAAATTACTACTTAAcggaacaaaacaaataaaaaaactctttcattataatcataatcagTAAAGATGCCCTTCTCTCTAAAGGCGCTTCTAATGAGATGGCAAGTCAGGATTggcaacttcatccttgcaaCACCGACTCAGAAATCACTAGTtattcataaataatacaaatatctcCTTACTGTTTCCCCCTGACACATATATGGTAATTACATTTGCAGGTGCTTTGCAGCAAGTGTTAGCATATTGCTTGCATTTGAATGCAGAATCTTCAGCTGTGATGACAGCACATACCAAACATGCTGTCAGGACACTTAACACCGTCGAACCGCTCTTGACAGTCGCGGTAGCATGGTCTTGTGTGGTT contains the following coding sequences:
- the LOC113049756 gene encoding double C2-like domain-containing protein beta, with translation MTQRKGEKTTISIQEHMAIDVCPGPIQPIKQISDYFPRYPRGLPPTAPPALSRAGSLRGTTTSQKSEDPAAEPKRDEDDLDQAFGATALVANKKEEEPDVEGYDSDDSTTLGTLDFSLLYDQENNALHCTINKAKGLKPMDHNGLSDPYVKLHLLPGASKANKLRTKTLRNTLNPVWSETLTYYGITDEDMVRKTLRISVCDEDKFRHNEFIGETRIPLKKLKPNQTKNFSNCLEKQLPIDKTDDKSLEERGRIMISLKYSSQKCGLVVGIIRCAHLAAMDANGFSDPYVKTYLKPDENKKSKHKTAVKKKTLNPEFNEEFFYEIKYADLSKKTLEVTVWDYDIGKSNDFIGGVSLGINANGERLKHWFDCLKNKDKKIERWHTLTNELPGSGYND